The following proteins are encoded in a genomic region of Primulina huaijiensis isolate GDHJ02 chromosome 3, ASM1229523v2, whole genome shotgun sequence:
- the LOC140973844 gene encoding ras-related protein RABD2a-like, which produces MTPEYDYLFKLLLIGDSGVGKSCLLLRFSDDSYLDSYISTIGVDFKIRTVEEDGKTIKLQIWDTAGQERFRTITSSYYRGAHGIIIVYDVTDQESFNNVKQWLSEIDRYAGDNVNKLLVGNKCDLADKRAVPFETAKAFADEMGIPFMETSAKNATNVEQAFMAMAADIKNRMASQPASSNARPPTVQIRGQPVAQNSGCCSS; this is translated from the exons ATGACCCCTGAATA TGACTACCTGTTCAAGCTTCTTTTAATTGGAGATTCCGGAGTTGGCAAGTCATGTCTCCTCCTGAGATTTTCT GATGATTCGTACCTGGACAGTTACATCAGCACAATTGGTGTTGATTTT AAAATACGCACCGTGGAAGAAGATGGGAAGACCATTAAACTTCAGATT TGGGATACAGCTGGACAAGAACGATTCAGAACCATAACTAGTAGCTACTACCGTGGGGCACATGGCATTATA ATAGTGTATGATGTTACTGACCAAGAAAGCTTCAACAATGTGAAGCAATGGTTGAGTGAAATTGATCGTTATGCTGGTGATAATGTAAACAAGCTTTTAGTAGGAAACAAGTGTGACCTCGCTGATAAAAGAGCCGTGCCATTTGAAACAGCCAAG GCATTTGCGGATGAAATGGGTATCCCATTCATGGAGACAAGTGCAAAAAATGCGACAAATGTTGAACAAGCTTTCATGGCGATGGCTGCTGACATTAAAAACAG GATGGCAAGTCAGCCAGCATCAAGCAATGCAAGGCCACCTACCGTGCAAATTCGAGGACAACCAGTTGCCCAGAACAGTGGCTGCTGTTCTTCGTAA
- the LOC140973845 gene encoding peptide methionine sulfoxide reductase A1-like, with amino-acid sequence MLLKTSSMISLTLFSSIFKHPFSLPKLPLLKTFRSPCAPIPRPSTLFAAPRMSWLNKFGFGLRSASNSAVDSSSSIVQGPDDDISAPGQEVAQFGSGCFWGPELAYQRVPGVIKTEVGYTRGYLHNPTYEDVCKGTTNHSEVVRVQYDLKECSYDTLLDVFWARHDPTTPNRQGNDVGTQYRSGIYFYTPEQEKAALESRDRQQKLLNRKIITEILPAKKFYRAEEYHQQYLAKGGRFGFRQSSEKGCNDPIRCYG; translated from the exons ATGCTTCTAAAAACCTCCTCCATGATCTCTCTTACCCTCTTCTCCTCCATCTTCAAACATCCTTTTTCCCTTCCCAAACTGCCCCTGCTCAAAACCTTTAGATCCCCCTGTGCCCCCATCCCCAGGCCATCCACTCTCTTCGCCGCCCCGAGGATGAGCTGGCTCAACAAGTTCGGATTCGGTCTACGCTCTGCCTCCAATTCCGCCGTCGACTCCTCGTCTTCCATTGTGCAAGGCCCCGATGACGACATATCGGCTCCGGGTCAGGAGGTCGCCCAATTTGGGTCTGGTTGCTTCTGGGGCCCCGAATTGGCTTACCAGAGGGTGCCGGGTGTGATCAAGACGGAGGTTGGGTACACGCGCGGGTATTTGCATAATCCCACTTACGAGGATGTATGTAAGGGTACAACGAATCATTCGGAAGTGGTTCGGGTTCAGTATGATCTGAAAGAGTGCAGCTATGACACTTTGCTCGATGTTTTCTGGGCCAGGCATGACCCAACAACGCCCAATCGCCAA GGCAATGACGTAGGAACTCAGTACAGATCTGGAATATACTTCTATACTCCCGAGCAAGAAAAAGCAGCCCTCGAGTCGAGAGATAGGCAACAGAAACTCCTGAACAGGAAAATCATAACCGAGATACTTCCGGCCAAGAAATTTTACCGAGCAGAGGAGTATCACCAGCAGTACCTTGCAAAGGGTGGCCGATTTGGTTTCAGGCAATCTAGTGAGAAGGGTTGCAATGACCCAATTCGATGCTATGGTTAA
- the LOC140972268 gene encoding uncharacterized protein produces MRYLALQFTLVLVFLISIPSAGASEEHMMPSGTTETPNGGSGSAHGPNWDYSWGWGSSPTSGWGYGSGSGKSPDGFGKGSGYGFGYGTGTGYGYGSGGARDGGHGSGGGSGGKGVGAGGGSGGPDDHSASFSDGKNKHG; encoded by the coding sequence ATGAGATATTTGGCTCTCCAATTCActcttgttcttgttttcttgatttCCATCCCTTCCGCGGGTGCTTCGGAGGAGCACATGATGCCTAGCGGCACGACGGAGACACCCAACGGAGGTAGTGGGTCGGCCCATGGTCCGAATTGGGACTATAGTTGGGGGTGGGGTTCGAGCCCAACATCTGGATGGGGTTACGGGTCGGGTTCGGGGAAGTCCCCTGATGGGTTTGGAAAGGGTTCCGGTTATGGGTTTGGTTATGGGACCGGGACTGGGTATGGCTATGGAAGTGGTGGAGCTCGTGATGGTGGTCATGGGAGTGGTGGAGGTTCCGGTGGAAAGGGGGTCGGTGCTGGCGGTGGAAGTGGTGGCCCTGATGACCATTCAGCTTCGTTCTCCGACGGGAAAAACAAACATGGCTAA